Proteins encoded together in one Bradyrhizobium sp. PSBB068 window:
- a CDS encoding TetR/AcrR family transcriptional regulator, whose product MSWRKDQGRAERGYHHGNLKEALLQAALDLISKKGPAGFTFADAARMAGVSPAAPYRHFRDRDELIASIAQRGFEQFESLLTAAWDDGRPDTVTAFERVGKAYLAFAREEPAFYSAMFESGLPPDANPTLMAASERAFAIIRAAAERLAALAPPGMPRPPAMMMALHIWSMSHGVASLFGRGDAARRKLPMSPEELLEAEVLIYLRGLGFRTDQRPGTAAADDKPAGPWGKPK is encoded by the coding sequence ATGAGCTGGCGCAAGGACCAAGGCCGCGCCGAGCGCGGCTATCATCACGGTAATCTCAAAGAGGCGTTGCTGCAGGCCGCCCTCGACCTGATCTCGAAGAAGGGGCCGGCCGGCTTCACCTTCGCCGATGCCGCGCGCATGGCCGGCGTCAGCCCCGCCGCGCCCTACCGGCATTTCCGCGACCGTGACGAATTGATCGCCAGTATCGCGCAGCGCGGCTTCGAGCAATTTGAATCGCTGCTGACCGCGGCCTGGGATGACGGCCGTCCGGATACCGTCACCGCGTTCGAGCGGGTCGGCAAAGCCTATCTCGCCTTCGCGCGGGAGGAGCCGGCGTTCTACTCCGCGATGTTCGAATCAGGCCTGCCGCCAGACGCCAATCCAACACTGATGGCCGCGAGCGAGCGCGCCTTTGCGATCATCCGCGCCGCCGCTGAACGCCTTGCGGCACTGGCGCCGCCGGGCATGCCGCGTCCGCCGGCGATGATGATGGCGCTGCACATCTGGTCGATGTCGCACGGAGTCGCCTCGCTGTTCGGCCGCGGCGATGCCGCGCGGCGCAAGCTGCCGATGTCGCCGGAAGAACTGCTCGAGGCCGAAGTGCTGATCTATCTGCGTGGCCTCGGCTTTCGGACCGACCAGAGGCCGGGAACCGCTGCCGCGGATGACAAGCCGGCGGGCCCGTGGGGCAAACCGAAATAA
- a CDS encoding DUF2852 domain-containing protein codes for MAYTADVNRWRGPVEEPYRPYFYATPWHPLKIAGIILGFMIWWPIGLALLFFTLGSRKMACWSHNDMDRWQNKMERMQDKMERMKSRMERRGFPFGGFGPPSSGNRAFDEYRQDTLRRLEEEQVEFKNFLDRLRHAKDKEEFDAFMAQHKTRPTPPNDQPPQS; via the coding sequence ATGGCCTACACCGCTGATGTCAATCGCTGGCGCGGCCCCGTCGAAGAACCCTACCGCCCGTACTTCTACGCGACGCCGTGGCATCCCCTGAAGATCGCCGGGATCATCCTCGGCTTCATGATCTGGTGGCCGATCGGCCTCGCCCTTCTCTTTTTCACACTCGGGAGCAGAAAAATGGCCTGTTGGAGTCACAACGACATGGATCGCTGGCAGAACAAGATGGAGCGCATGCAGGACAAGATGGAGCGGATGAAGAGCCGCATGGAGCGCCGCGGCTTCCCGTTCGGCGGCTTCGGCCCGCCCTCCAGCGGCAACCGCGCCTTCGACGAGTACCGCCAGGACACGCTGCGCCGTCTCGAGGAAGAGCAGGTCGAGTTCAAGAACTTCCTCGATCGCCTGCGCCACGCCAAGGACAAGGAAGAGTTCGATGCCTTCATGGCGCAGCACAAGACCCGTCCGACTCCGCCGAACGACCAGCCGCCGCAGAGCTGA
- a CDS encoding serine O-acetyltransferase encodes MALSTTANSDELWLAIRREAEAAIVADPFLEASAAFILDQGDLGGALAFLIGRTICRTDADRLQFMRTAREAYAAEPALVDAAATDLTAIVRRDPAITGLLTPLLNFKGYLALQAWRVSNWLWRHDRPDLALLMQSAAADQLQISIHPSAQIGTAVFLDHGTGIIIGALASVGDEVTILQNVTIARHQDDPRHAPTIGRGVLLSAGATIIGNLSIGDFAKIGAGALVTSDVPAGCTAVGVPARLTNCAEAGAPV; translated from the coding sequence ATGGCGCTATCCACGACGGCGAATTCCGACGAGCTCTGGCTTGCAATCCGGCGCGAGGCGGAAGCTGCCATTGTCGCCGATCCCTTCCTCGAAGCGTCGGCAGCCTTCATCCTCGACCAGGGCGATCTCGGCGGCGCGCTCGCCTTCCTGATTGGCCGGACCATCTGCCGCACTGATGCCGATCGCCTACAGTTCATGCGGACCGCCCGCGAAGCCTATGCGGCCGAGCCCGCGCTGGTCGATGCCGCGGCGACCGATCTGACAGCGATCGTCCGCCGCGACCCGGCGATCACGGGCTTGCTCACGCCGCTGTTGAACTTCAAGGGTTACCTCGCGCTGCAGGCCTGGCGTGTGTCGAACTGGCTGTGGCGTCACGATCGCCCCGACCTCGCGCTGCTGATGCAGAGCGCGGCGGCGGATCAGTTGCAGATCAGCATTCACCCGTCGGCCCAAATCGGAACCGCGGTGTTCCTCGATCATGGCACCGGCATCATCATCGGCGCGCTGGCCTCGGTTGGCGACGAGGTCACGATCCTGCAGAACGTCACCATCGCACGGCATCAGGACGACCCGCGCCACGCTCCGACAATCGGCCGCGGCGTGCTGCTCAGCGCCGGCGCCACGATTATCGGCAATCTCAGCATCGGCGATTTCGCCAAGATCGGCGCCGGCGCGCTGGTGACGTCGGATGTCCCCGCCGGATGCACCGCCGTCGGCGTGCCGGCGCGGCTGACCAATTGCGCGGAAGCGGGCGCTCCGGTGTAA
- a CDS encoding haloacid dehalogenase type II codes for MTGMQPARAATWHDEIRAIAFDVQGTCVDFYQPILRAGQAVNAAKGLALDWAKLSSEWRDLYRAALDDVIAGKRPWIRVDRIYREALDVLLDRHGLSEAFSRDERDELNTVWSKLDAWPDSVEGLTRLRSRFVTSTLSNAGMAAVVAVVKHARLPFDAVLTAELAHSYKPSPAVYQLAVDYLGYPADKILMVACHKYDLKAARAFGMRTAFVARPLEFGPAAKVDVAPEPWFDLHVDSFTQLADALMPA; via the coding sequence ATGACGGGGATGCAGCCGGCAAGGGCTGCGACGTGGCACGATGAGATCCGCGCGATCGCGTTCGACGTGCAAGGGACCTGCGTCGACTTCTACCAGCCGATCCTGCGTGCGGGTCAAGCCGTCAACGCCGCCAAGGGGCTCGCGCTCGACTGGGCCAAACTCTCGAGCGAATGGCGCGATCTCTACCGTGCCGCGCTCGACGACGTGATCGCCGGCAAGCGGCCGTGGATCAGGGTCGACCGCATCTATCGCGAGGCGCTGGACGTGCTGCTCGATCGCCACGGGCTCTCGGAGGCTTTCTCCAGGGACGAGCGTGACGAACTGAACACGGTGTGGAGCAAGCTCGACGCTTGGCCCGACAGCGTCGAGGGCCTAACGCGCCTGCGCAGCCGGTTCGTGACCTCGACATTGTCGAACGCCGGCATGGCCGCGGTCGTGGCGGTGGTCAAGCACGCCCGGCTGCCGTTCGACGCCGTGCTGACCGCGGAGCTTGCACACAGCTACAAGCCGTCACCGGCGGTGTATCAGCTTGCCGTCGACTACCTCGGCTATCCAGCCGACAAGATCCTGATGGTCGCCTGCCACAAATACGACCTGAAGGCGGCCCGCGCCTTCGGCATGCGGACCGCATTCGTCGCCCGTCCGCTGGAGTTCGGACCGGCCGCGAAGGTGGACGTCGCGCCGGAGCCCTGGTTCGACCTTCATGTCGACAGCTTTACGCAACTCGCCGACGCGCTGATGCCGGCATGA
- a CDS encoding tartrate dehydrogenase has product MRTHSIAAIPADGIGPEVISAGVRVLEALAKRSGDISFNVKTFDWGSDYYKKHGVMMPADGLAELKTFDAIYFGAVGAPDVPDHITLWGLRLPICQGFDQYANVRPTKILPGVASPLRNVGVGDLDWVIVRENSEGEYAGMGGRAHRGLPEEVGTEVAVFTRVGVTRIMRYAFQLAQSRPRKFLTVVTKSNAQRHGMVMWDEIAAEVAKDFPDVTWDKMLVDAMTVRMTLHPKSLDTIVATNLHADILSDLAGALAGSLGVAPTGNIDPQRRFPSMFEPIHGSAFDITGKGIANPVATFWTGAQMLEHLGEKDAAARLMAAVEKVCAAGILTPDVGGKATTKEVTDAVIDAIHGSNV; this is encoded by the coding sequence ATGCGTACCCATTCCATCGCCGCCATTCCCGCCGACGGCATCGGCCCCGAAGTGATCTCAGCCGGTGTCCGCGTATTGGAAGCGCTGGCCAAGCGCTCCGGCGACATCAGCTTCAACGTCAAGACCTTCGACTGGGGTTCGGACTATTACAAGAAGCACGGCGTGATGATGCCGGCCGACGGCCTCGCGGAATTGAAGACATTCGACGCGATCTATTTCGGCGCGGTCGGCGCGCCCGACGTGCCCGACCACATCACGCTGTGGGGGCTTCGCCTGCCGATCTGCCAGGGCTTTGACCAGTACGCCAATGTGCGGCCGACCAAGATCCTGCCCGGCGTCGCCTCGCCGCTGCGCAATGTCGGCGTCGGCGATCTCGACTGGGTGATCGTGCGCGAGAATTCCGAAGGCGAATATGCCGGGATGGGCGGCCGCGCCCACAGGGGGCTGCCCGAAGAGGTCGGCACCGAAGTCGCGGTCTTCACCCGGGTCGGCGTCACGCGGATCATGCGCTACGCATTCCAGCTCGCGCAGTCGCGGCCGCGCAAATTCCTCACCGTGGTGACCAAGTCGAACGCGCAGCGCCACGGCATGGTGATGTGGGACGAGATCGCCGCCGAGGTGGCCAAGGACTTCCCCGACGTGACCTGGGACAAGATGCTGGTCGACGCCATGACGGTGCGGATGACGCTCCATCCGAAGAGCCTCGACACCATCGTCGCGACCAATCTGCACGCCGACATCCTGTCCGATCTCGCCGGCGCCCTGGCCGGCAGCCTCGGCGTCGCGCCGACCGGCAATATCGATCCGCAGCGCCGCTTCCCCTCGATGTTCGAGCCGATCCACGGCTCGGCCTTCGACATCACCGGCAAGGGCATCGCCAACCCCGTCGCCACCTTCTGGACCGGTGCGCAGATGCTGGAGCATCTCGGCGAGAAGGACGCCGCCGCGCGCCTGATGGCCGCGGTCGAGAAGGTCTGCGCGGCCGGCATCCTGACGCCCGACGTCGGCGGCAAGGCGACGACGAAAGAAGTGACCGACGCGGTGATCGACGCGATCCATGGGTCGAATGTGTAG
- a CDS encoding MFS transporter, whose protein sequence is MESQLGTRVLRKISLRIVPFIMLLYFVAFIDRVNIGFASLTMNKDIGLSPTVYGFGAGIFFWGYFLFEVPSNIILHKVGARIWIARVMITWGIVSAAMALVQGATSFYVLRFLLGAAEAGFFPGIILYLSYWFPARQRAAVTALFMAAAPLSTVLGSPLSGALLEMDGMLGFKGWQWLFVLEAVPAVLLGFVVLGFLTDRPEQAKWLADDERAWLVKTMKAENDGKAATASHSIWRGLADPRVLALALVYFGTSAGLYTLGVWAPQIIKAFGLSSLQVGFLNAVPATIAVAAMILWAWHSDRTGERTWHVVLACLTAAAGLALAGMWTGLAAVILALTLVNIGISSSKPPLWSMPTMFLSGSAAAAGIATINSIGNLGGFVGPAMIGWIKERTGSFEGGLYFVAGLLVLSAVLTLLLSRAPAAAEPHPDPLRTR, encoded by the coding sequence ATGGAAAGCCAGCTTGGCACGCGCGTGTTGCGCAAGATCTCACTGCGCATCGTGCCGTTCATCATGCTGCTGTACTTCGTGGCCTTCATCGACCGCGTCAATATCGGCTTTGCCTCGCTGACCATGAACAAGGACATCGGCCTGTCGCCGACCGTCTATGGCTTCGGCGCCGGTATCTTCTTCTGGGGCTACTTCCTGTTCGAGGTGCCCTCCAACATCATCCTGCACAAGGTCGGCGCGCGGATCTGGATCGCGCGGGTGATGATCACCTGGGGCATCGTTTCGGCCGCGATGGCGCTGGTGCAGGGCGCGACCAGCTTCTACGTGCTGCGTTTCCTGCTCGGCGCCGCCGAAGCCGGCTTCTTCCCCGGCATCATCCTCTATCTGTCCTACTGGTTCCCGGCGCGGCAGCGCGCGGCCGTCACCGCGCTGTTCATGGCTGCGGCGCCGCTGTCGACCGTGCTCGGCTCGCCGCTGTCGGGCGCGCTGCTGGAGATGGACGGAATGCTCGGCTTCAAGGGCTGGCAATGGCTGTTCGTGCTGGAGGCCGTGCCCGCCGTGCTGCTCGGCTTCGTGGTGCTGGGCTTCCTCACTGACCGGCCGGAGCAGGCCAAATGGCTTGCCGACGACGAGCGCGCCTGGCTGGTCAAGACCATGAAGGCGGAGAACGACGGCAAGGCCGCGACCGCAAGCCACAGCATCTGGCGCGGGCTCGCCGATCCGCGCGTGCTGGCGCTGGCGCTGGTCTATTTCGGCACCTCGGCCGGGCTTTACACACTCGGCGTGTGGGCGCCGCAGATCATCAAGGCGTTCGGCCTGTCGTCGCTCCAGGTCGGCTTTCTCAACGCGGTGCCCGCGACCATCGCCGTAGCCGCGATGATCCTGTGGGCGTGGCACTCCGATCGCACCGGCGAGCGCACCTGGCACGTGGTGCTGGCCTGCCTGACGGCAGCAGCCGGCCTCGCGCTGGCCGGAATGTGGACCGGCCTTGCCGCCGTGATCCTCGCGCTCACGCTGGTCAATATCGGTATCTCCTCGTCGAAGCCGCCGCTGTGGAGCATGCCGACCATGTTCCTGTCGGGCTCGGCCGCCGCGGCCGGGATCGCCACCATCAACTCGATCGGCAATCTCGGCGGCTTCGTTGGCCCGGCGATGATCGGCTGGATCAAGGAACGCACCGGCAGCTTCGAGGGCGGGCTCTATTTCGTCGCCGGCCTGCTGGTGCTCTCGGCCGTGCTCACGCTGCTGCTGTCACGCGCGCCGGCCGCGGCCGAACCGCATCCCGATCCCCTGCGAACCCGCTAA
- a CDS encoding LysR family transcriptional regulator encodes MELHQLRCFVAAAEELHFGRAAQRLQMMPSALGRHIKLLEEDLGARLFARTTRAVSLTEDGATLLREGRALLSRAEAIEDGFRRWLRKPQARRFRIGAIDSAAAGLLPPLLRDVRAAHPDVAVQLLEEKTIRLLPKLLSGALDLAFVRPPERPDRRIEFFPLLQETAVVALSHKHGLARRKQIVLPDIADQPLIVPERRSRPHSHDLTTKLFDEAGLTPNIQEIADEKQTIVNMVAARLGVAIVPRWTARMAIPGVRFVPLRLKRGSAAGRLPLAAAWLKGSRDPVRDQVIAVLEARLKSYAREA; translated from the coding sequence TTGGAACTGCACCAGCTTCGCTGCTTCGTGGCGGCTGCCGAGGAACTGCATTTCGGCCGCGCCGCGCAACGCCTGCAGATGATGCCGTCGGCGCTCGGCCGTCACATCAAGCTGCTGGAAGAGGACCTCGGCGCGCGGTTGTTCGCGCGCACCACGCGTGCGGTGTCGCTGACCGAGGACGGCGCAACGTTGCTGCGCGAGGGGCGTGCGCTGCTCAGCCGCGCCGAGGCGATCGAGGATGGCTTTCGCCGCTGGCTGCGCAAGCCGCAGGCGCGGCGCTTCCGGATCGGCGCGATCGACAGCGCCGCGGCCGGCTTGCTGCCGCCGCTGCTGCGCGACGTCCGCGCCGCCCATCCCGACGTTGCCGTGCAATTGCTCGAGGAGAAGACGATCCGGCTGCTGCCGAAGCTATTGTCCGGTGCGCTCGATCTCGCGTTCGTGCGCCCGCCGGAGCGGCCCGACCGCCGCATCGAGTTTTTTCCTCTGCTGCAGGAGACCGCCGTGGTGGCGCTGTCGCACAAGCATGGACTGGCGCGGCGCAAGCAGATCGTGTTGCCCGATATCGCCGATCAGCCGTTGATCGTGCCCGAGCGCCGCTCGCGGCCGCACAGCCACGACCTCACGACCAAGCTGTTCGACGAGGCCGGGTTGACGCCGAACATCCAGGAGATCGCCGACGAAAAGCAGACCATCGTCAACATGGTCGCGGCACGGCTTGGCGTTGCCATCGTGCCGCGCTGGACCGCGCGGATGGCGATCCCGGGCGTGCGTTTCGTTCCCCTCAGGCTCAAACGCGGCAGCGCCGCCGGCCGCCTGCCGCTCGCCGCCGCCTGGCTGAAAGGCTCCCGCGATCCGGTCCGCGACCAGGTGATCGCGGTGCTGGAGGCAAGGTTGAAGAGTTACGCGAGGGAGGCGTGA
- a CDS encoding MFS transporter — MHDRSTEVARERSNLTTFVLSLGAFLILFDVTAVVVAMPGIADDLGFAVAGTAWVIDAYSLAFTGALLASGALADRFGRRRAMLAGNIVFLLASIGCGAAASAPLLLTARALQGVGAAFLGTGALALVAGAFPHQRRRAQAFATIGTISGVAMALGPTLGGLLAAWFGWRSIFYANIPFCLTLAFAVPRVVAETRESGGRPLDPWGIVLLTLSLGLAIDALLKPDAPSTVRAAGLIASAAAALAFVRQQWHSRNPVLDPRVFATAPMIGVGASLTSIQFGYWAVLVYLPLFLSAGLHVSMEVAGVALLAATLPMLLVPLLGGRLVTQWGWRRFFMVAFGTIASGDLLLVIAALSADATLRSIATVAGMLTIGVGAALANPQLGSTALALAPPAQAGMTSAMTMIVRQAGFAISIAALGATLRTTEVASAYAAPFVLATIGAVAGMIAAAALYPAPEAGASERRER; from the coding sequence ATGCACGATCGCTCAACCGAGGTCGCTCGCGAGCGATCGAACCTGACCACATTCGTGCTCAGCCTTGGCGCATTCCTGATCCTGTTCGATGTGACCGCGGTCGTGGTCGCCATGCCGGGCATTGCCGACGATCTCGGATTTGCCGTTGCAGGCACCGCCTGGGTCATCGACGCCTACAGCCTTGCCTTCACCGGCGCGTTGCTCGCGTCAGGCGCGCTTGCGGATCGCTTCGGCCGTCGGCGCGCGATGCTGGCCGGCAACATCGTGTTTCTGCTGGCCTCGATCGGCTGCGGCGCGGCGGCGAGCGCTCCGCTGCTGCTCACGGCACGCGCGCTGCAAGGCGTCGGTGCGGCCTTCCTGGGTACCGGCGCGCTCGCGCTGGTCGCCGGCGCATTCCCGCACCAGCGTCGGCGGGCGCAGGCCTTCGCCACCATCGGGACGATCTCGGGCGTTGCGATGGCTCTGGGCCCAACGCTGGGTGGATTGCTTGCCGCCTGGTTCGGCTGGCGCTCGATCTTTTATGCCAACATTCCGTTTTGCCTGACGCTGGCCTTTGCCGTGCCTCGGGTCGTCGCGGAGACGCGCGAATCCGGCGGACGCCCGCTCGATCCCTGGGGTATCGTGCTGTTGACGCTGTCACTGGGTCTTGCGATCGACGCACTGCTGAAGCCCGACGCGCCGTCGACCGTCAGAGCGGCTGGCCTGATCGCGAGCGCGGCGGCGGCATTGGCATTCGTCCGGCAGCAGTGGCACAGCCGAAATCCCGTGCTCGACCCGCGCGTATTCGCGACCGCGCCGATGATCGGGGTCGGCGCGTCCTTGACTTCGATCCAATTCGGCTACTGGGCGGTATTGGTCTATCTGCCGCTGTTCCTGAGCGCCGGCCTGCATGTCAGCATGGAAGTGGCGGGCGTGGCCTTGCTCGCGGCGACATTGCCGATGCTGCTGGTCCCGCTGCTGGGCGGCCGCCTCGTCACCCAATGGGGCTGGCGGCGTTTCTTCATGGTCGCCTTCGGCACCATCGCTTCCGGAGATCTGTTGCTCGTGATCGCTGCGCTATCCGCCGATGCCACCCTGCGCAGCATCGCAACGGTCGCCGGCATGCTGACGATCGGCGTTGGAGCGGCGCTGGCCAACCCGCAATTGGGCAGCACCGCCTTGGCCCTTGCGCCGCCGGCGCAGGCCGGCATGACGTCCGCGATGACAATGATCGTCCGCCAGGCCGGTTTTGCCATCAGCATCGCCGCGCTGGGGGCGACGCTCAGGACGACGGAGGTGGCATCGGCGTATGCGGCTCCATTCGTCCTGGCGACCATCGGTGCGGTCGCCGGCATGATCGCAGCGGCTGCCCTGTATCCTGCACCGGAAGCCGGGGCGTCAGAACGCCGGGAGCGTTAG
- a CDS encoding ABC transporter ATP-binding protein codes for MAALVTFRDVTLGYDRHPAVHHLNGVVEAGALLAVIGPNGAGKSTLLRGIAGVLKPLSGVIDLDGLEHRDIAYLPQSADIDRTFPISVFDFVGTGLWRSTGFFGGIGKAARGKILAALAAVGLNGFENRPIGTLSGGQMQRMLFARVLLQDARLIVLDEPFNAIDAKTTADLLDLVKRWNGEGRTVLAALHDLDMVRNNFPETLLLARGPVEWGPTAEALTAENLTVAMRMCEAFDDSAAACAADPRSRAA; via the coding sequence GTGGCTGCGCTTGTCACCTTCCGCGACGTCACCCTCGGCTATGACCGCCACCCGGCGGTGCACCATCTCAATGGTGTGGTCGAGGCGGGCGCGCTGCTTGCCGTGATCGGCCCGAACGGCGCCGGCAAGTCGACCCTGCTGCGCGGCATCGCGGGCGTGCTCAAGCCGCTGTCGGGCGTGATCGATCTCGACGGGCTCGAGCACCGTGACATCGCCTACCTGCCGCAATCCGCCGACATCGACCGCACCTTCCCGATCTCGGTGTTCGATTTCGTCGGCACCGGGCTGTGGCGCTCGACCGGCTTCTTCGGCGGCATCGGCAAGGCCGCGCGCGGCAAGATTTTGGCGGCGCTCGCCGCGGTCGGCCTCAACGGTTTTGAGAACCGGCCGATCGGCACGCTGTCCGGCGGCCAGATGCAGCGCATGCTGTTCGCGCGCGTGCTGTTGCAGGACGCCCGCCTGATCGTGCTCGACGAACCGTTCAACGCCATCGACGCCAAGACCACCGCCGATCTGCTTGATCTGGTGAAGCGCTGGAACGGCGAGGGTCGCACCGTGCTGGCGGCGCTGCACGACCTCGACATGGTGCGCAACAATTTCCCGGAAACGCTCCTGCTGGCGCGAGGCCCGGTGGAATGGGGCCCGACGGCAGAGGCGCTGACGGCGGAGAACCTGACGGTCGCGATGCGGATGTGCGAAGCGTTCGACGACTCTGCCGCGGCCTGCGCCGCCGATCCGCGCTCACGGGCTGCCTGA
- a CDS encoding metal ABC transporter permease — protein sequence MLTDALITPFTEFEFMRRALAAVIALSLGGAPIGVFLMLRRMSLVGDAMAHAILPGAAIGFLLSGLNLFAMTTGGLIAGFTVALLAGLVARTTELKEDASLATFYLVSLALGVTIVSIKGTNIDLLHVLFGNILAMDDQTLLVIAFNATITLLVLAVIYRPLVIECVDPVFLRTVSRAGAPAHLAFLALVVVNLVNGFHALGTLLGVGLMILPAGIARFWSRDITTMICIAVASAIVSGYAGLVLSYQTRIPSGPAIILVAAGLYIVSLLFGNVSGLVRQLFPGRHLEA from the coding sequence ATGCTGACTGACGCACTGATCACGCCCTTCACCGAGTTCGAGTTCATGCGCCGCGCGCTGGCGGCCGTGATCGCGCTGTCGCTCGGCGGTGCGCCGATCGGCGTGTTCCTGATGCTGCGGCGGATGAGCCTGGTCGGCGATGCCATGGCGCATGCGATCCTGCCGGGCGCCGCGATCGGCTTCCTGCTGTCAGGGCTCAATCTGTTCGCGATGACGACCGGCGGCCTGATCGCGGGCTTCACCGTGGCGCTGCTGGCGGGCCTTGTCGCCCGCACCACCGAGCTGAAGGAGGACGCCTCGCTTGCGACCTTCTACCTGGTCTCGCTCGCGCTCGGCGTCACCATCGTCTCGATCAAGGGCACCAACATCGACCTCTTGCACGTGCTGTTCGGCAACATCCTGGCGATGGACGACCAGACGCTGCTGGTGATCGCATTCAATGCCACCATCACGCTCTTGGTGCTTGCGGTGATCTACCGGCCGCTGGTGATCGAATGCGTCGATCCGGTGTTCCTGCGCACCGTGAGCCGGGCCGGTGCGCCGGCGCATCTCGCCTTCCTGGCGCTGGTCGTGGTCAACCTCGTCAACGGCTTCCACGCGCTCGGCACGCTGCTCGGCGTCGGGCTGATGATCCTGCCTGCGGGCATCGCGCGGTTCTGGTCGCGCGACATCACCACCATGATCTGCATCGCGGTCGCTAGCGCGATTGTTTCCGGCTATGCCGGGCTCGTGCTGTCGTACCAGACCCGGATTCCCTCCGGCCCCGCGATCATCCTGGTTGCGGCGGGTCTCTATATCGTGTCGCTGCTGTTCGGCAATGTCAGCGGCCTGGTGCGGCAGCTGTTTCCCGGACGGCATCTCGAGGCGTAA
- a CDS encoding metal ABC transporter substrate-binding protein: protein MRHLLGLISLALVLASGAAQAAERINVVASFSILADMVRNVGGNDVDVVALVGPDGDAHVYAPTPADAKKVADARLLVINGLGFEGWLPRLLQASGSKAPIAVATKGIMPRKLGGHDDPHAWQSVANAKIYVANIRDGLIAAAPDKAAVFKANADAYLARLEALDREVHEAVAKIPEVRRKVISTHDAFGYFADAYGITFFSPLSVSTDSEPSARDIAAIVAQIKLAKIPAVFLENISDPRLIQRIAAETGARVGGTLYSDSLTGEKGQAPTYIDMVRHNIKALTSAVAG, encoded by the coding sequence ATGCGGCATTTGCTTGGCTTGATATCCCTGGCGCTGGTGCTGGCGAGCGGTGCGGCACAAGCCGCCGAACGCATCAACGTGGTCGCGAGTTTCTCGATCCTCGCCGACATGGTGCGCAATGTCGGCGGCAACGACGTCGACGTGGTGGCGCTGGTCGGGCCCGATGGCGATGCGCATGTCTACGCGCCGACGCCGGCGGACGCCAAGAAGGTCGCCGACGCCCGCCTCCTCGTCATCAACGGCCTCGGCTTCGAGGGCTGGCTGCCGCGCCTGCTGCAGGCCTCCGGCAGCAAGGCGCCGATCGCGGTGGCCACCAAGGGGATCATGCCGCGGAAGCTGGGCGGCCATGACGATCCGCATGCCTGGCAATCCGTCGCCAATGCGAAGATCTACGTTGCCAATATCCGCGACGGACTGATCGCCGCGGCCCCCGACAAGGCGGCCGTCTTCAAGGCCAATGCCGACGCTTATCTCGCCAGGCTGGAGGCGCTCGACCGCGAGGTGCACGAGGCGGTGGCGAAAATACCGGAGGTGCGTCGCAAGGTGATCTCGACCCACGACGCCTTCGGCTATTTCGCCGACGCTTACGGGATCACGTTCTTCTCGCCGCTCAGCGTCTCCACGGATTCCGAGCCCAGCGCGCGCGATATCGCCGCCATCGTCGCCCAGATCAAGCTTGCGAAAATTCCTGCAGTTTTTCTCGAAAATATCAGCGATCCCCGCCTGATCCAGCGGATCGCAGCCGAGACCGGCGCCCGGGTCGGCGGCACCCTGTATTCGGACAGTTTGACGGGCGAAAAGGGCCAGGCACCCACTTACATTGATATGGTCAGGCACAATATAAAGGCCCTGACCAGCGCGGTCGCCGGGTAG